One genomic window of Salvelinus alpinus chromosome 9, SLU_Salpinus.1, whole genome shotgun sequence includes the following:
- the ngb gene encoding neuroglobin gives MEKLTEKDKELIRGSWESLGKNKVSHGVVMFSRLFELEPALLNLFHYNTNCSPTQDCLSSPEFLDHVTKVMLVIDAAVSHLDDLHTLEDFLLNLGKKHQTVGVNTQSFAVVGESLLYMLQCSLGHGYTGPLRQAWLNMYTIVVAAMSRGWAKNGEHKTD, from the exons ATGGAGAAGCTGACGGAGAAAGACAAGGAGCTGATCCGAGGCAGCTGGGAGAGTCTTGGCAAGAACAAAGTTTCACACGGAGTCGTCATGTTCTCCAG ACTGTTTGAGCTAGAGCCTGCGCTCCTCAACCTCTTCCACTACAACACAAACTGTAGCCCCACACAAGACTGCCTCTCCAGCCCTGAGTTCCTGGACCATGTCACAAAG GTAATGCTGGTGATCGATGCAGCAGTCAGTCACCTGGACGACCTCCATACCTTGGAGGATTTTCTGCTCAATCTGGGGAAGAAGCACCAGACAGTTGGGGTTAACACCCAGTCTTTTGCT GTGGTGGGGGAGTCCCTTCTCTACATGTTGCAGTGTAGTCTGGGTCATGGGTACACTGGCCCACTGCGTCAGGCCTGGCTCAACATGTACACCATTGTAGTGGCGGCCATGAGCAGAGGATGGGCCAAGAACGGGGAACACAAGACTGACTGA
- the coq6 gene encoding ubiquinone biosynthesis monooxygenase COQ6, mitochondrial, protein MHSLTKTALSFKGIGRRCVALNRFSETRIICRGLTCAAEHGEHENELYDVIISGGGMVGTAMACSLGLDPNLEGKKILLLEAGNKKVMDKVPDTYSTRVSSISPGSATLLSGVGTWDHIMNMRCKPYQKMQVWDACSDALITFDKENLQDEMAYIVENDIIVAALTKQLENLSDQVRVQYKSKVVKYTWPKSHQVADAIPWVQVILANGQTLQTKLLIGADGPNSMVRREAGIPTVKWNYDQSAVVAVLHLSEPTENNVAWQRFLPTGPIAMLPLSDTESSLVWSTSHRHAEELLQLDEESFVDSINTAFWSNENHSELVETAGSLFRTALSVLMPSAGSARQLPPSVAGIGPKSRVMFPLGMGHASEYIRHRVALIGDAAHRVHPLAGQGANLGFGDVACLTQLLSQAAFNGKDLGAMQHLLGYETERQRHNLPMMAAIDLMKRLYSTNAAPMVVLRTFGLQATNTLPAMKAQIMAFASK, encoded by the exons ATGCATAGTCTCACTAAAACGGCACTATCTTTCAAAGGAATCGGGCGGCGGTGTGTTGCTCTGAACCGTTTTTCAGAAACAAGAATCATTTGCAGAGGACTCACGTGCGCAGCAGAACATGGGGAACATGAAAATGAGCTCTATGATGTCATTATATCTGGAGGAGGGATGGTTGGGACCGCTATGGCTTGTTCTTTAG GCTTGGATCCAAACTTGGAGGGGAAGAAGATTCTTTTGCTTGAGGCAGGCAACAAGAAAGTGATGGACAAGGTcccagacacctacagtacaaGAGTCAGCTCCATCAGCCCGGGCTCTGCCACCCTCCTCAGTG GTGTTGGCACATGGGATCACATTATGAACATGAGATGTAAGCCCTATCAGAAGATGCAG GTTTGGGATGCCTGCTCAGATGCCCTGATTACATTTGATAAGGAGAACCTGCAGGACGAGATGGCATACATTGTGGAGAACGACATCATTGTGGCAGCCCTGACGAAACAGCTGGAGAATCTCTCTG ATCAGGTGAGGGTCCAGTACAAATCCAAGGTGGTGAAATACACCTGGCCCAAGTCCCACCAGGTAGCTGACGCCATCCCCTGGGTTCAGGTCATCCTGGCCAACGGACAGACTCTTCAAACCAAACTACTG ATTGGAGCAGATGGGCCAAATTCGATGGTAAGGCGGGAGGCGGGGATACCCACGGTCAAGTGGAATTACGACCAATCAGCTGTTGTGGCTGTCCTGCATCTGTCTGAG CCAACAGAGAACAATGTTGCCTGGCAGAGGTTCCTTCCAACAGGCCCCATAGCAATGTTACCA TTGTCGGACACAGAGAGCTCTCTGGTGTGGTCGACCAGCCACCGCCATGCTGAGGAGCTACTGCAGCTGGATGAGGAAAGCTTCGTGGACTCCATCAACACTGCCTTT TGGAGTAATGAGAACCACAGTGAGCTGGTGGAGACTGCTGGCTCTCTGTTCCGCACTGCCCTGTCAGTCCTCATGCCTTCTGCAGGCTCGGCACGCCAGCTACCCCCCAGCGTGGCCGGGATTGGCCCAAAGAGTCGGGTCATGTTCCCCCTGGGCATGGGCCATGCGTCAGAGTACATCAGGCACCGGGTGGCACTCATTGG CGATGCAGCACACCGCGTCCACCCTCTAGCTGGCCAGGGAGCCAACCTGGGCTTTGGGGATGTGGCCTGCCTCACTCAGCTCCTGAGCCAGGCGGCCTTTAACGGGAAGGATCTGG GGGCCATGCAGCACCTGTTGGGATATGAGACAGAGCGCCAGCGACACAACCTGCCCATGATGGCTGCCATCGACCTGATGAAACGACTGTACTCCACTAACGCTGCCCCCATGGTTGTCTTACGCACCTTCGGTCTGCAGGCCACCAATACACTGCCAGCCATGAAA GCTCAGATCATGGCGTTTGCAAGCAAGTGA
- the fam161b gene encoding protein FAM161B, which yields MLGSGGHTAARMQEQRNMADLQAFLEDGLSSGLLLQHQLQEMKEAYKQQLQETERRQREGLEKRIQQNSMLSAGFDRKSSADRQLDLFFSSQARGPRKSSSLSELVSGRRSTCRKSPQLRQSGRFVTSSAAWASDTTVSHRGPQHLQHQGPTETEQLQLSKEEKEEAECQRKFRAVPVAGHVFLPLYDEMTQVRQKERKEGHEQRRDFLLSMQKPFSFLERDEKKREKLMQMISTVAQSQKATNVRKPIPKAIKDHAVSEHLKEEELRRKVRIQLRAQETLRKSTAPIENQTHTENPEPRTAQRTKKEVLAFLDQKPTFQPKTNSQVPDFDRLHKAFQRESLKRAERKNVTKCQPFHLRTSTLPSRPSRSSSEKEQKPIVSAVLKRSNSFGGLTSLSTDTLPTYITDAARKRCMAIRKSVEQKESKEQESVEWMRRHRKRSQAMKKTVAVRAKVMDPHSSLKEVYHEKLKQHREADQQRTREYKKELQDMKARVTVRPYLFEQVSQKNAKVDAERIYRDKLREAGLNEQFVKTKGEEFGTAPVFILDDNDDVDDQSVESDMEKRDGNVDVGEKIEEVEEESMKTRVE from the exons ATGTTGGGTTCAGGAGGACACACTGCTGCTAGGATGCAAGAGCAGAGGAACATGGCTGACCTGCAGGCTTTCCTGGAGGATGGCCTGAGTTCAGGGCTGCTGCTCCAGCACCAACTACAGGAGATGAAGGAGGCCTACAAGCAGCAGctgcaggagacagagaggagacagagagagggcctTGAGAAAAGGATCCAGCAGAACTCTATGCTGTCAGCAGGCTTCGACAGGAAGTCTAGTGCTGACAGACAACTGGACCTGTTTTTCAGCTCTCAGGCCAG GGGACCGAGGAAATCCAGTTCCCTGTCTGAACTGGTGTCAGGTAGGAGGTCTACCTGCAGGAAATCCCCACAGCTCAGACAGTCAGGGAGGTTTGTCACATCCTCTGCAGCCTGGGCTTCTGACACAACTGTTTCACACAGAGGACCACAGCATCTTCAGCACCAAGGACCAACAGAAACAGAGCAGCTCCAACTAAgcaaagaggagaaagaggaggcggAATGTCAGAGGAAGTTTCGTGCTGTTCCTGTGGCTGGCCATGTGTTTTTGCCCCTCTATGATGAGATGACGCAGGTGCggcagaaagagaggaaggaaggccatgaacagaggagggacttcctgCTCTCCATGCAGAAACCCTTCAGCTTCctggagagagatgagaagaagagagagaagctgATGCAAATGATAAGCACGGTGGCACAGTCTCAAAAAGCCACCAATGTCAGGAAACCAATACCGAAAGCAATCAAAGACCATGCTGTCTCTGAGCATTTAAAAG AGGAGGAGCTGCGCAGGAAGGTACGCATCCAGCTGAGGGCCCAGGAGACTTTGAGGAAGTCCACAGCACCTATAGAGAACCAAACTCATACTGAGAACCCGGAGCCTCGCACCGCCCAACGGACTAAGAAGGAGGTTCTGGCCTTCCTGGATCAGAAGCCTACCTTCCAGCCAAAGACCAACTCCCAGGTCCCTGATTTTGACAGGCTGCACAAGGCCTTTCAGAGGGAATCACTGAAGAGGGCAGAGAGGAAAAATGTTACCAAGTGTCAGCCCTTCCACCTGCGGACGTCAACTCTGCCTTCAAGACCAAGCAGAAGCAGCTCTGAAAAAGAACAG AAACCCATAGTCAGTGCCGTTTTGAAGAGAAGCAATTCCTTTGGAGGCTTAACATCACTGTCCACAGATACGCTTCCCACCTACATCACAGATGCAGCAAGGAAACGCTGTATGGCCATTAG AAAGTCTGTGGAGCAGAAAGAGAGCAAGGAGCAGGAGAGTGTAGAGTGGATGCGGAGACATAGGAAGAGGTCTCAGGCCATGAAGAAGACAGTGGCTGTCCGCGCCAAGGTCATGGACCCTCATAGCAGCCTGAAAGAGGTGTATCATGAGAAGCTGAAACAGCACCG GGAGGCCGACCAACAAAGGACGAGAGAGTATAAGAAGGAGCTACAGGATATGAAGGCCAGAGTAACTGTCCGTCCTTACCTGTTTGAACAGGTGTCCCAG AAAAACGCCAAGGTTGACGCGGAGCGTATATACAGAGACAAGCTGAGGGAAGCTGGTTTGAATGAGCAGTTTGTCAAAACAAAGGGAGAAGAGTTTGGAACGGCACCAGTCTTCATATTGGATGACAATGACGATGTTGATGACCAAAGTGTTGAGAGTGACATGGAGAAAAG GGATGGAAACGTAGACGTCGGGGAGAAAAttgaagaggtagaggaagagagcatGAAAACCAGAGTGGAATAA